The following proteins come from a genomic window of Romeriopsis navalis LEGE 11480:
- a CDS encoding cysteine peptidase family C39 domain-containing protein codes for MIWEIIVTILLGTLCWMLGLRIGRLMLRKGATANDLFAGNKVVVILVLALYLGLVALAVNLPQWQGLPLHWRVYGMQVSWTIIRVLLLGACGVGYAVCWKTARNQIGYLILVGALGLVCFTGVESYFLSPIHAQLSNTLRPNGVYRQSGNSSCAPAALATLFQRWHMPQVTESVAAKHAGTSRLGTSMPQVLQAVQELDMDGVELSPTWAQMRRINRPGILAVWQFAGGRKLPHAVALMAMTADSAVIADPARGKYIRVTRSEFDRMWRNEYLPIYRPEDDDLSPSKAREYLRKLGYETTSTIDAIRTFQTDLGMTATGKLDKQTILLLTGKFIKDAPTLDEQQFLQDVLARMNCADAPELCPW; via the coding sequence TACGATCCTGCTGGGCACACTTTGCTGGATGCTCGGCCTGCGCATCGGACGGCTGATGCTACGCAAAGGTGCCACAGCAAATGATTTATTTGCCGGAAATAAAGTCGTTGTTATTCTCGTCCTCGCGCTATATCTCGGCCTCGTCGCCCTCGCCGTAAACTTGCCACAATGGCAAGGATTGCCGCTGCATTGGCGCGTCTACGGGATGCAAGTTAGTTGGACCATTATTCGAGTATTGCTGCTAGGGGCCTGCGGCGTCGGCTACGCCGTTTGCTGGAAAACCGCCCGCAACCAAATTGGCTATTTGATCTTAGTAGGCGCCTTAGGGCTGGTTTGTTTCACCGGCGTCGAAAGCTACTTCCTCTCACCGATTCATGCTCAGCTTTCCAATACCCTGCGGCCCAATGGCGTTTATCGTCAGTCCGGCAATAGTAGCTGTGCCCCCGCCGCCCTGGCGACCCTATTTCAACGCTGGCATATGCCGCAAGTGACCGAATCCGTCGCCGCCAAACATGCAGGCACCAGCCGCCTCGGCACAAGCATGCCGCAGGTCTTGCAAGCCGTACAAGAATTAGATATGGATGGCGTTGAGCTGTCCCCCACCTGGGCCCAAATGCGGCGGATTAATCGTCCCGGAATCCTCGCCGTATGGCAGTTTGCTGGGGGACGAAAACTGCCCCATGCCGTCGCGCTAATGGCGATGACTGCCGATAGTGCCGTGATCGCCGATCCCGCCCGTGGCAAATATATCCGGGTCACACGATCGGAATTCGATCGCATGTGGCGCAACGAATATTTGCCGATCTATCGCCCGGAAGATGATGACCTATCGCCGTCGAAGGCCCGCGAATATCTCCGTAAATTAGGTTACGAGACAACGAGCACGATCGATGCGATTCGCACGTTTCAGACCGATCTCGGCATGACCGCCACGGGCAAACTCGACAAGCAAACCATCCTCCTGTTGACCGGCAAATTTATTAAAGATGCCCCGACCTTAGATGAGCAGCAGTTTTTGCAGGATGTTTTGGCGCGGATGAACTGTGCTGATGCCCCCGAGCTTTGTCCCTGGTAG
- a CDS encoding DUF3352 domain-containing protein, whose protein sequence is MRLVTSSHLALIAAVFSGGITANLLPAQAEVRPQAMPPVAIKTAIPQPVEAATNHPADLLPANAAGIIVIDAKSASWNQLTRFGLFPQDFSAPSLLFEFLAPGVNFHTDIQPWIGEKFAFGYLETGVMVVIAPVQKADLVPQFLDRAIAQKDKPVKTEQYKDIRILSWEPEQLTLGDATSLEKPDGAATEPEPPGKPTETEPNAASEPPIKPIVMPGWAIAYLPKGYVVGTEKSENIKAIIDQLDQPRFSRTEAFQKLTQHPQYSQALVAGVGDYSKFIPAFTGPETNPKDPDTQVPPTFPQSPFPGIPQLPIDPIALSKSLAAIGDAYKDFNGLLWAEPNGLRIQSTVTRKTPLPPQPAIPSTPSNILSQVPANSYGFVSAKEGVAGLAKSLNLDTGIPSDDGKSTVLNPAVQIFAAPLQLFSQTLLGVDAKDITPWMDQEIALFAFPTKQGFLSSKFQVDLSLGAVIQTSDRTLAENTINKVTRHIQEQNPQAIQSQSKQINGTEVISLNTIGNAKTPSQNILSYSWIKPDTVLIQSGIDPLLIPKPWQPLADSPNFQEAIAPLPKSDAGYFYLNGSSSTAFIFNSLIPRFFGPAAASNPFIDSIRTTVSSIRSIAGNSRNESSQIVSDGFILLNRNRQPQLKTATDWVKAAEAQTNPAWRIANYSQALQLNPSNAALYLARGQARAQNRDFSGSINDFGRVMQLAPTDGKLLNAVYQHRAQSYLATFQYNQAIADLSRNIQRKVNPANSYTDRATAYLAIGNYKAAFDDATQAIQRQPSKVSYQQRCLAQARLGDFQAAAVDCQRASTTTNPVAMNSASTTPNTLTHNTQIFDQSTDDRYRLESTQCYVNAGLGQTNAIKRCDAAITGQPNNPIHHEHQGLAYALLDNKPAAIKSFQAAIDRFKQQGDRVGVDRVTRILETLK, encoded by the coding sequence ATGCGTTTAGTGACTAGTTCTCATCTGGCTTTGATCGCGGCAGTTTTCAGCGGGGGTATCACCGCGAATTTATTACCCGCTCAAGCGGAAGTCAGGCCCCAAGCAATGCCGCCAGTTGCCATCAAAACGGCTATCCCCCAGCCAGTCGAAGCAGCCACAAACCATCCAGCCGACCTCCTCCCCGCCAATGCCGCAGGCATCATCGTCATCGATGCCAAATCAGCAAGCTGGAATCAGCTCACCCGGTTTGGCCTTTTTCCCCAGGACTTTTCGGCACCGAGCCTGCTGTTTGAATTCCTGGCACCGGGCGTGAATTTTCATACGGATATTCAACCCTGGATCGGGGAGAAATTCGCCTTTGGCTATCTCGAAACGGGCGTGATGGTGGTCATTGCACCCGTTCAAAAGGCGGACCTCGTACCGCAGTTTCTCGATCGGGCCATTGCCCAAAAAGATAAACCGGTCAAAACCGAACAATATAAAGACATTCGCATTCTGTCTTGGGAGCCAGAGCAGTTGACATTGGGTGACGCCACATCACTGGAGAAGCCTGACGGTGCAGCCACGGAACCGGAGCCACCGGGAAAGCCAACTGAAACTGAACCCAACGCGGCATCTGAACCGCCGATAAAACCGATCGTCATGCCGGGTTGGGCAATCGCCTACCTGCCCAAGGGTTATGTCGTTGGGACCGAAAAGTCGGAGAACATTAAGGCGATTATTGATCAGCTTGACCAACCCCGCTTCAGCCGCACTGAAGCATTCCAAAAACTCACCCAACATCCGCAGTACAGTCAAGCCCTAGTCGCTGGGGTAGGTGACTACAGCAAATTCATTCCGGCGTTTACAGGCCCAGAAACAAACCCGAAAGATCCAGACACCCAAGTCCCACCGACATTTCCCCAGTCACCCTTTCCCGGCATTCCCCAGCTACCGATCGACCCGATCGCGCTCAGCAAATCGTTGGCGGCGATCGGCGATGCTTATAAAGACTTCAATGGGTTGCTCTGGGCCGAACCAAACGGTTTACGCATCCAGTCCACTGTCACACGGAAAACACCGCTGCCGCCACAACCGGCCATTCCCAGCACACCCAGCAATATTCTCAGCCAGGTCCCTGCGAATAGTTATGGCTTTGTTAGCGCGAAAGAAGGCGTTGCTGGACTGGCAAAATCACTCAATCTGGACACCGGCATCCCCAGTGATGATGGCAAATCAACCGTGCTTAATCCCGCTGTACAGATCTTCGCGGCGCCGTTACAGCTATTCAGCCAAACCCTCTTGGGCGTTGATGCTAAAGACATTACGCCGTGGATGGATCAGGAAATTGCGCTGTTTGCTTTTCCGACAAAACAAGGATTTCTGTCATCGAAATTCCAGGTTGATCTGAGCTTGGGGGCAGTGATTCAAACCAGCGATCGCACCCTGGCTGAAAATACAATCAACAAAGTCACCCGACATATCCAAGAACAAAATCCCCAAGCAATTCAGTCCCAATCCAAACAAATCAACGGAACTGAAGTCATTAGTCTCAACACGATCGGCAATGCTAAAACACCCAGCCAAAATATCCTTTCTTACAGTTGGATTAAGCCAGATACCGTTTTAATTCAATCGGGCATCGATCCACTTCTAATCCCGAAACCGTGGCAACCCCTGGCTGACTCTCCCAACTTTCAAGAGGCGATCGCCCCACTGCCAAAGTCCGATGCCGGTTACTTTTATCTCAACGGCAGTAGTAGTACCGCCTTTATTTTCAATTCACTGATTCCGCGATTTTTCGGACCAGCCGCTGCAAGCAATCCGTTTATCGACAGCATCCGCACAACGGTCAGCAGCATCCGGAGCATCGCGGGCAACAGCCGCAATGAATCGAGTCAAATTGTTAGCGATGGTTTTATCCTACTCAACCGCAATCGCCAACCCCAACTCAAAACCGCGACTGATTGGGTCAAGGCGGCTGAAGCACAAACAAATCCAGCTTGGCGAATTGCGAACTATAGCCAGGCGCTGCAACTGAATCCAAGTAATGCCGCGCTCTATCTTGCACGGGGTCAAGCCCGCGCCCAGAATCGTGACTTCAGTGGCAGCATCAATGACTTTGGGCGCGTTATGCAACTCGCGCCCACCGATGGCAAACTGCTCAATGCTGTCTACCAGCACCGGGCACAAAGCTATCTCGCCACGTTCCAATACAACCAGGCGATCGCTGATTTGAGTCGGAATATTCAGCGCAAAGTGAATCCGGCCAACAGCTACACCGATCGGGCCACGGCTTATCTAGCGATCGGCAACTACAAAGCCGCCTTTGATGATGCAACCCAAGCGATTCAACGCCAGCCCTCAAAGGTGAGTTATCAACAGCGCTGTTTGGCCCAGGCCCGGCTTGGCGATTTTCAAGCGGCGGCTGTCGATTGCCAACGGGCAAGTACGACAACCAATCCAGTGGCGATGAATTCCGCCTCAACGACACCCAACACACTAACGCACAACACCCAAATTTTTGACCAGAGCACGGACGATCGCTACCGGCTGGAATCTACACAATGCTATGTAAATGCTGGATTAGGCCAGACCAATGCGATCAAGCGCTGCGATGCCGCCATCACCGGACAGCCGAATAATCCCATCCATCATGAACATCAAGGACTGGCCTACGCCCTACTGGACAATAAACCGGCAGCCATTAAATCTTTCCAAGCCGCGATCGACCGCTTCAAACAGCAGGGCGATCGGGTTGGGGTAGATCGGGTTACGCGCATTCTGGAAACCCTCAAGTAA